One window from the genome of Bufo bufo chromosome 4, aBufBuf1.1, whole genome shotgun sequence encodes:
- the LOC120999886 gene encoding histone H2B 1.1-like, which translates to MPEPVKSAPAPKKGSKKAVTKVQKKDGKKRRKSRKESYAIYVYKVLKQVHPDTGISSKAMGIMNSFVNDIFERIAGEASRLAHYNKRSTITSREIQTAVRLLLPGELAKHAVSEGTKAVTKYTSAK; encoded by the coding sequence ATGCCCGAGCCAGTCAAGTCCGCCCCAGCGCCCAAGAAGGGCTCCAAGAAAGCCGTCACCAAGGTTCAGAAGAAGGACGGCAAGAAGCGGAGGAAGAGCAGGAAGGAGAGCTATGCCATCTACGTCTACAAGGTGCTGAAGCAGGTCCACCCCGACACCGGCATCTCCTCCAAGGCCATGGGCATCATGAACTCCTTCGTCAACGACATCTTCGAGCGCATCGCAGGGGAAGCCTCCCGCCTGGCTCACTACAACAAGCGCTCCACCATCACCTCCCGGGAGATCCAGACCGCCGTGCGCCTGCTGCTGCCCGGAGAGCTGGCCAAGCACGCCGTCTCCGAGGGCACCAAGGCCGTCACCAAGTACACCAGCGccaagtga